A genomic window from Fulvitalea axinellae includes:
- a CDS encoding cupin domain-containing protein: MEKRKTSFGEMETLLEREGKIVSERLYFEREGRGHTHNVWEICYVIAGQGVIVNGEERVEVKKGDVCKIPPNAEHWMIPDPDMEVLLVYSPNP, from the coding sequence ATGGAAAAGAGAAAGACATCTTTTGGAGAAATGGAAACACTGCTGGAGCGTGAAGGGAAAATCGTGAGTGAACGATTGTACTTTGAGCGTGAAGGCCGTGGCCATACGCATAATGTTTGGGAGATTTGCTACGTAATAGCGGGACAGGGAGTGATTGTAAACGGAGAGGAACGCGTTGAGGTGAAGAAAGGAGACGTTTGCAAAATCCCTCCAAATGCGGAGCATTGGATGATTCCGGACCCTGACATGGAAGTGCTCTTGGTCTATTCTCCCAATCCGTAA
- a CDS encoding SDR family oxidoreductase, protein MANYLVIGGTSGISAALVDLLVKEQHEVFLISRSATSATLPPQVKAFGADILTDPFPEDFLPDVLDGLVYSPGSITLKSFKSLRVEDFLDDYEVNVAGAVKTLQNSLPALKKSENASVVFFSTVAVGVGMPYHSLVSSSKGALEGLVRALAAEFAPTIRVNAVAPSLTDTPLAQKILSTDEKKAQLSEKHPLKRIGTPDDVAHAVKFLLGAESCWITGQVLSVDGGLSTLRI, encoded by the coding sequence ATGGCAAATTATCTTGTAATAGGAGGCACCTCCGGTATCAGCGCCGCATTGGTAGACCTTTTGGTAAAAGAACAACATGAAGTTTTTCTCATTTCCAGATCAGCTACTTCGGCTACGCTTCCGCCTCAAGTAAAGGCTTTCGGAGCTGATATATTGACGGACCCTTTTCCGGAAGATTTCCTGCCCGATGTTCTGGACGGTTTGGTCTATAGTCCGGGCAGTATCACGCTCAAGTCTTTTAAGAGTTTACGTGTAGAGGATTTTTTAGACGACTATGAAGTGAATGTGGCCGGAGCCGTCAAGACTTTGCAAAACTCTTTGCCGGCGCTTAAAAAATCGGAAAATGCTTCGGTTGTGTTTTTCAGTACGGTGGCTGTTGGCGTAGGCATGCCTTATCATAGCTTGGTCTCAAGCTCAAAGGGAGCTTTGGAGGGTTTGGTGAGGGCACTGGCCGCCGAATTCGCCCCGACGATTCGGGTAAATGCGGTCGCTCCGTCCTTGACCGATACGCCTTTAGCTCAAAAGATCCTTTCGACCGATGAGAAGAAAGCTCAGCTTTCGGAAAAACATCCGCTTAAAAGGATCGGAACTCCTGATGACGTCGCTCATGCGGTTAAATTCCTGTTAGGAGCCGAGTCTTGTTGGATAACAGGTCAAGTTTTGTCCGTAGACGGAGGTTTGTCTACGCTCAGGATTTAG
- a CDS encoding sodium/sugar symporter, translated as MDFSNIDIVVFVGYCLLIIGVGLWMSREKEGHEKNAEDYFLASKSLPWWAIGASLIASNISAEQFIGMSGSGYAVGLGIAAYEWMGAITLILVAKYFMPIFIKEKIFTMPQFLEHRYNKTVKTTMAVFWLLVYVFVNLTSVMYLGALALEGIGDVPLLYGIIGLALFSAAYAIYGGLKAVVWTDVLQVVFLVAGGLITTYLALNQVSEGKGVLAGLGELYNQVPAKFDLILDKSSEYYKDLPGISVLVGGLWIANLSYWGCNQYIIQRALAAKTIGEAQNGVLFAGFLKLIIPLIVVIPGIAAFVITEGTLGKPDEAYPWLLGIVPTGIKGLAFAALIAAVVSSLSSMINSISTIFTMDIYKEYFDKEASQTKMVFIGRLVSGIALVIAITVAPQLATLDQAFQFIQEFTGFVSPGVTVIFLFGFFWKKTTSNGALAAAILSIPMSYLFMYFLPEVPFMDRMGYTFLILSAITVLISLIEGSKGLESKGIHFTGDMFKTSAKFNIGALFLTGIISAIYALLW; from the coding sequence ATGGATTTTTCAAACATTGACATAGTCGTATTCGTCGGCTATTGTTTGCTGATCATCGGGGTCGGCCTGTGGATGTCTCGCGAAAAAGAGGGACACGAGAAAAACGCCGAGGATTATTTCCTCGCGAGTAAGTCCCTGCCTTGGTGGGCAATCGGAGCTTCGTTGATCGCCTCGAACATTTCGGCCGAGCAGTTTATCGGTATGTCCGGATCGGGTTACGCCGTTGGGCTTGGTATTGCGGCTTATGAGTGGATGGGCGCCATCACGCTTATTCTGGTAGCGAAATACTTCATGCCAATTTTTATCAAAGAGAAGATCTTCACAATGCCCCAGTTCTTGGAGCATCGTTATAATAAGACGGTGAAAACCACCATGGCGGTTTTCTGGTTGCTCGTTTACGTTTTCGTTAACCTTACTTCGGTAATGTACCTTGGCGCTTTGGCGCTGGAAGGAATCGGTGACGTTCCATTGCTTTACGGTATTATCGGTTTAGCCTTGTTCTCGGCAGCTTATGCCATTTACGGAGGCCTTAAGGCCGTAGTATGGACAGACGTATTGCAGGTTGTATTCCTCGTTGCCGGCGGATTGATCACTACCTATCTCGCTTTGAACCAAGTATCGGAAGGAAAAGGCGTTCTCGCCGGGCTTGGGGAACTGTACAATCAAGTCCCAGCCAAATTCGATCTTATCCTCGACAAGTCGAGCGAATATTATAAAGATCTTCCCGGCATCAGCGTATTGGTGGGTGGCTTGTGGATCGCCAACCTCAGCTACTGGGGATGTAACCAATACATCATCCAACGCGCGTTGGCAGCCAAGACTATTGGCGAAGCGCAAAACGGCGTATTGTTCGCCGGTTTCCTTAAGCTTATCATTCCTCTGATCGTAGTGATCCCAGGTATCGCCGCTTTTGTTATCACCGAAGGGACTCTGGGCAAGCCTGACGAAGCTTATCCTTGGTTGCTCGGTATCGTACCTACTGGTATCAAAGGCTTGGCTTTCGCCGCCTTGATCGCCGCCGTTGTGTCTTCGCTTAGCTCGATGATCAACAGCATTTCTACTATCTTCACCATGGATATCTATAAGGAGTACTTCGATAAGGAAGCTTCTCAAACAAAGATGGTGTTTATCGGCCGTCTTGTGAGTGGCATCGCTTTGGTTATCGCCATCACTGTCGCTCCGCAACTGGCTACGCTTGACCAAGCATTCCAGTTTATCCAGGAATTCACCGGATTCGTTAGCCCGGGCGTAACTGTTATTTTCCTTTTCGGATTCTTCTGGAAGAAAACAACATCGAACGGAGCCTTGGCCGCAGCCATTCTCTCAATTCCGATGTCTTACCTCTTTATGTACTTCCTGCCAGAGGTTCCGTTTATGGACCGTATGGGGTACACTTTCCTTATCCTGAGCGCCATTACCGTACTTATCTCTTTGATAGAAGGAAGCAAAGGTTTGGAATCGAAAGGCATCCACTTCACTGGCGACATGTT